The Brachyspira hyodysenteriae ATCC 27164 genome includes a window with the following:
- a CDS encoding Crp/Fnr family transcriptional regulator: MDNNLSSHTKKYNTDDVIFLEYEKGDKFYLVQSGSVKITKVIKDVEKLLDIVYAGEFFGEMAILEDTTRSASAIANEPTVLLELRKENFQSILANNTIMALKLSKTFAKRIFDAKRRLLILQLNETDLRVYDCLLLLAELQNIPRDHYYEPQELNATINDIANWCGVKVVDVQKVLNTLVKTGKIDIRTNTIYVKNLKEIQRQIDLKRKKS; the protein is encoded by the coding sequence ATGGACAATAATTTAAGTTCTCATACTAAAAAATATAATACTGATGATGTCATATTTCTTGAATATGAAAAAGGTGATAAATTCTATTTAGTTCAAAGCGGTTCTGTAAAAATTACCAAAGTTATAAAAGATGTTGAAAAATTATTAGACATAGTTTATGCAGGAGAATTCTTTGGTGAAATGGCTATATTAGAAGATACTACAAGAAGTGCATCAGCTATAGCTAATGAACCAACAGTACTTTTAGAGTTGAGAAAAGAAAACTTCCAAAGCATATTGGCTAATAATACTATAATGGCATTAAAACTTTCAAAAACATTCGCTAAGAGAATATTCGATGCTAAAAGAAGACTTTTAATACTTCAATTAAATGAAACTGATTTGAGAGTTTATGATTGTCTTTTACTTTTAGCAGAACTTCAAAACATACCTAGAGATCATTATTATGAACCTCAGGAATTAAATGCTACTATAAATGATATAGCGAATTGGTGCGGTGTAAAAGTAGTTGATGTACAGAAAGTTTTAAACACATTGGTAAAAACAGGTAAAATTGATATAAGAACTAATACCATATATGTTAAGAACTTAAAAGAGATTCAAAGACAAATCGATTTAAAGAGAAAGAAATCATAA
- a CDS encoding cyclic nucleotide-binding domain-containing protein: MQTRVYKAGSIVYFTGDTSDRVYILKQGQAQSIFLSEETGYETRELINIGEFFGVKSILGTYPQEDTVQCLTDCVVIIITYEEFESLVEKNKPIIIKMLKVFSNQLRRINKRVRELVENDISEEGQDPLEGLYGIGEFYFKNKKYRNALYAYKRYIQYADEDSAFYNTVKEKIEECKDELDITDDSDIAPPVSNAPVSNAKAQTKATINDPAYNKAVELYNNNDYVNSLKAFNNLIKSSDTAVAENSIFYMGKCYYNINKYDNASTVLLSAIKKYPKSSNVKEAILFLAKSCEASGNKTKAKAYYQKVISMPPMDNFSKEANASISRL; the protein is encoded by the coding sequence ATGCAAACAAGAGTATATAAAGCAGGTTCTATAGTATATTTTACAGGCGATACCTCAGACAGAGTTTATATTTTGAAACAAGGTCAGGCTCAAAGTATATTTTTATCAGAAGAAACAGGTTATGAAACTAGGGAACTTATTAATATAGGCGAGTTTTTTGGGGTAAAAAGTATACTTGGTACATATCCGCAGGAAGATACTGTTCAGTGCTTAACAGACTGTGTTGTTATTATCATTACTTATGAAGAATTTGAAAGTTTGGTTGAAAAAAATAAACCAATCATTATAAAAATGTTAAAGGTATTTTCAAATCAGCTTAGAAGAATCAATAAAAGAGTAAGAGAACTTGTTGAAAATGATATAAGTGAAGAGGGACAGGATCCTTTAGAAGGATTATATGGAATAGGTGAGTTCTATTTCAAAAATAAAAAATACAGAAATGCTCTTTATGCATATAAAAGATATATACAATATGCAGATGAAGATTCAGCATTTTATAATACTGTAAAAGAAAAAATCGAAGAATGTAAAGATGAATTAGATATTACAGATGATAGTGATATAGCACCTCCTGTTTCAAATGCACCTGTTTCAAATGCTAAAGCTCAGACTAAAGCTACAATTAATGATCCTGCATATAATAAAGCTGTTGAATTATATAACAATAATGATTATGTTAATTCATTAAAGGCATTCAATAATTTAATTAAAAGTTCGGATACTGCTGTTGCTGAAAATTCAATATTTTATATGGGTAAATGCTATTATAATATAAATAAATACGACAATGCTTCTACTGTATTATTATCAGCGATAAAAAAATATCCTAAATCTTCAAATGTTAAAGAGGCTATACTATTTTTGGCTAAAAGCTGCGAAGCAAGCGGAAATAAAACGAAAGCAAAAGCTTATTATCAGAAAGTTATTTCAATGCCTCCTATGGATAATTTTTCAAAAGAAGCAAATGCTAGTATTTCAAGACTATAA
- a CDS encoding pyridoxamine 5'-phosphate oxidase family protein — MRRKDFIFEDKEEIYSMLNSIEFGVMALPDNIPYAVPISFCYKNNEIYFHGAMAGRKYEILKNNPEVSFTASKPYSYIPSEFLNGKMIPTQFFFSVFIEGKFETIDDISRRKEILYEIVKKYEPNNDNLSIDNKMFDYAQNNMLIGVIKVKNITAKAKFGQNMPDEEIKIIIDDLNIRSKDIDIETVDMTNKLRK; from the coding sequence ATGAGAAGAAAAGATTTTATATTTGAAGATAAAGAAGAGATATATAGCATGCTTAATAGTATAGAATTCGGAGTTATGGCTCTTCCTGACAATATACCTTATGCTGTACCTATAAGTTTTTGCTATAAAAATAATGAAATATATTTTCATGGAGCTATGGCCGGAAGGAAATATGAAATTTTAAAAAATAATCCTGAAGTATCTTTTACTGCTTCTAAACCATATTCTTATATACCTTCCGAATTTTTGAATGGAAAAATGATACCTACACAGTTTTTCTTTTCAGTTTTTATAGAAGGCAAATTTGAAACTATAGATGATATATCAAGAAGAAAAGAAATTTTATATGAAATAGTAAAAAAATATGAGCCTAATAATGATAATTTATCTATAGATAATAAAATGTTTGATTATGCTCAAAATAATATGCTTATAGGAGTTATAAAAGTTAAAAATATTACGGCAAAAGCTAAATTTGGGCAGAATATGCCTGATGAAGAAATAAAAATTATAATAGATGATCTAAATATTAGATCAAAAGACATAGATATTGAAACAGTAGATATGACAAATAAGCTAAGAAAATAA
- the nadE gene encoding NAD(+) synthase, with amino-acid sequence MKIAVSQLEIIPSMPCDNTVRIISFISKAKKENADIVIFPELCISGYMIGDMFESEGFIRECEELGEEIIKSSNGIYVIFGNVASDRKKKNFDGRIRKYNAMFVAKDGKLIHNNTTEYPFIIKSLLPNYKEFEDPRHFFSLKDLAFENNTDIKNYLKPLEIECNGEKIKLGLTICEDAWSKNYLFSPMDIINTNKDVDLFINISSSPYTLVKDAKRHSMYGEIASKHNTPLVYTNNVGIQNNGKTVYTFDGGSSVYDNNGNLLLTGKRYEEDLYFIDIDVKNKSFGKTIEIKEENEYKLIYDTVIYGIRKFMKSIGINKVVIGVSGGIDSALSSAMYVNAIGKDNVLLVNMPSKFNSNTTKNLAKTLSDNLGCAYMVVPIQESVDYTVKQLETSPIIKEGKEDHLKLSSFVIENIQARDRSSRVLSAIAASFGGVFTCNANKTETMVGYSTMYGDGAGFFACLADLWKYQIYGLANYVNKEVFKKEIIPEGTINIVPSAELSTAQAVDEGKGDPIKYDYHDYLFKFLMESWNRAILEDILEFYIEGNLEEKIGCQKGILKKYFKSGAEFVDDLERWWKQYMGMGISKRIQAPPILAVSRRSFGFGNRESQNRIYYTAKYLSLKNKIFEIN; translated from the coding sequence ATGAAAATAGCTGTTTCACAATTAGAGATAATACCATCCATGCCTTGCGATAATACAGTAAGAATCATAAGTTTTATAAGTAAAGCCAAAAAAGAGAATGCTGATATAGTAATATTTCCAGAATTATGCATTTCAGGATATATGATTGGAGATATGTTTGAAAGCGAGGGATTTATAAGAGAATGCGAAGAACTTGGTGAAGAGATAATAAAATCTTCAAATGGAATATATGTTATTTTTGGAAATGTTGCTTCTGATAGGAAAAAAAAGAATTTTGATGGAAGAATAAGAAAATATAATGCTATGTTTGTAGCTAAAGACGGTAAATTAATACATAATAATACCACTGAATACCCTTTTATAATAAAGTCATTACTGCCTAATTATAAAGAATTTGAGGATCCTAGACACTTTTTCAGTTTAAAAGACTTGGCTTTTGAGAATAATACTGATATAAAAAATTATTTAAAGCCATTAGAAATAGAATGCAATGGTGAAAAAATTAAATTAGGTTTAACTATATGTGAAGATGCTTGGAGCAAAAACTATTTATTTTCTCCAATGGATATTATTAATACTAATAAAGATGTAGATTTATTTATCAATATATCAAGCTCTCCTTATACTTTGGTTAAAGATGCTAAAAGACATAGCATGTATGGAGAAATTGCAAGTAAACATAATACTCCTCTTGTATATACTAATAATGTAGGAATACAAAATAATGGAAAAACAGTATATACATTTGACGGAGGAAGCTCTGTTTATGATAATAATGGTAATTTACTATTAACAGGAAAAAGATATGAAGAAGATTTGTATTTCATTGATATAGATGTGAAAAATAAATCATTTGGAAAAACTATAGAGATAAAAGAAGAAAATGAATATAAATTAATATATGATACTGTTATTTATGGAATAAGGAAATTTATGAAGTCCATAGGAATTAATAAGGTTGTTATAGGAGTATCTGGGGGTATTGATTCTGCATTATCATCTGCAATGTATGTAAATGCAATTGGAAAAGATAATGTATTACTTGTTAATATGCCTAGTAAATTTAATTCTAATACAACTAAAAACCTTGCTAAGACTTTATCTGATAATTTAGGTTGTGCTTATATGGTTGTTCCTATACAAGAGTCTGTAGATTATACTGTAAAACAATTAGAGACCTCCCCTATTATAAAAGAAGGTAAAGAAGATCATCTAAAATTATCATCTTTTGTTATAGAGAATATACAGGCAAGAGACAGATCTTCGAGAGTATTATCTGCTATAGCAGCTAGTTTTGGAGGCGTATTTACATGCAATGCTAATAAAACAGAGACTATGGTTGGATATTCAACTATGTATGGAGATGGTGCTGGATTTTTTGCTTGCTTAGCTGATTTATGGAAATATCAAATATACGGATTAGCTAATTATGTTAATAAAGAAGTATTTAAAAAGGAAATTATCCCTGAAGGTACTATAAATATTGTTCCAAGTGCTGAACTTTCAACTGCTCAGGCTGTAGATGAAGGTAAAGGAGATCCTATAAAATATGATTATCATGATTATTTATTTAAATTTTTAATGGAATCTTGGAACAGAGCAATATTAGAAGATATACTAGAATTTTATATAGAAGGAAATTTGGAAGAAAAAATAGGATGCCAAAAAGGAATATTAAAAAAATATTTCAAAAGCGGTGCCGAATTTGTAGACGATTTAGAAAGATGGTGGAAGCAATACATGGGAATGGGTATATCTAAAAGGATACAAGCTCCTCCGATACTTGCTGTAAGCAGAAGAAGTTTCGGATTTGGAAATAGAGAATCTCAAAACAGGATATATTATACAGCAAAATATCTGTCCTTAAAAAACAAAATTTTTGAAATTAATTAA
- a CDS encoding response regulator has product MAKTILIVDDSNTARASVEYTLKKGSYTVVSADDGTTGLEVLGKTPNVDMIITDLNMPKMDGIEFIKHVRKVDQHKYTPILMLTTESQDEKKMEGKAAGASGWLVKPFNPTQLLDVVKRFLN; this is encoded by the coding sequence ATGGCTAAAACAATACTAATTGTAGACGATTCTAATACAGCTAGAGCATCTGTTGAATATACTTTGAAGAAAGGCAGCTATACTGTGGTGTCTGCAGATGATGGTACTACAGGATTGGAGGTTCTTGGTAAAACACCAAATGTTGATATGATAATAACAGACCTCAATATGCCAAAAATGGACGGTATAGAATTTATTAAGCATGTGAGAAAGGTAGATCAGCATAAATATACCCCTATTCTAATGCTTACAACAGAATCTCAAGATGAGAAAAAAATGGAGGGTAAAGCTGCAGGTGCTAGTGGTTGGCTAGTAAAGCCATTTAACCCAACTCAGCTTTTAGATGTAGTAAAACGTTTTTTAAATTGA
- a CDS encoding chemotaxis protein CheA, with protein sequence MFDSDEFISIFLSEANEIVEGLENDLVLLEDNKSDEDLLNKIFRSAHTLKSSAGTVGFTIMSELNHVAENLLEKVRSGKLDVTPQMITVLLEFLDTVKLMLQNIVDGKSETEGVTNIDSLKAKIKAIADGNDVSTAAATPKASPEPKKEEPAKEEAKTEEKKEDTKTELPASSGGENSFHIEMGFKATIFDNGIDPLMFLNDLRAIGTISNLRIECNSLPTILNLEDPYVCYTQFSLDFETNAPEEQVQNIFLFVIDDNDINIINTKADIKDDEEANKPAESKKEEPAKEEAKENTAAKTEEKPAETSAAASKPAAAPKAGTKVQAPSTVRVDTRKLDSLMNLIGELVIAQSRIMQLTQSLDIDNGLKEAVSSMDRTSRQIQEEVMNIRMMPIGPIFTQFHRYVRDLNLELNKEVKLVLKGETTEIDKNMLEQLSDPLKHIIRNSMDHGIEKTKEERIARGKPEYGTITMSAAHQEGHVVIEVSDDGNGLNKEKIFNKAVEKGLLSRDGKYSDIEIYRTIFSPGLSTAEKITDISGRGVGMDVVRANVEKMKGKIEIKSTEGQGSTFIIKLPLTLAIIEGITFALGKQIYIMPLISIIEQIKVKNEQVKPFEGKGEMIKIRDEYLPLIRLHKVFEIDTQVDNIDDGIVVVVEAGYRKCAIFVDELLDQQQVVIKSLDSAFSKHAGIAGGTILGDGRIALIIDIQGLVNMSLQGKINNGVK encoded by the coding sequence ATGTTTGATAGTGATGAATTTATTTCGATATTCTTAAGTGAAGCCAATGAAATTGTAGAAGGTCTTGAAAACGATCTTGTTTTGTTGGAAGATAATAAAAGTGATGAAGATCTTTTGAATAAAATATTTAGAAGTGCTCACACTCTTAAATCTTCAGCAGGTACAGTTGGTTTTACAATTATGAGTGAGTTAAACCACGTCGCTGAAAACTTGCTAGAAAAAGTTAGAAGCGGTAAATTGGATGTTACTCCTCAAATGATTACAGTATTACTAGAATTCTTGGATACTGTAAAATTAATGCTGCAAAATATTGTAGATGGTAAAAGTGAAACTGAAGGTGTTACCAATATAGATTCACTAAAAGCTAAAATAAAAGCTATAGCTGATGGTAATGATGTAAGCACAGCTGCAGCTACACCAAAAGCATCTCCTGAACCTAAAAAAGAAGAACCTGCAAAAGAAGAAGCTAAAACTGAAGAAAAAAAAGAAGATACAAAAACTGAATTACCTGCTTCTTCAGGCGGTGAAAATTCATTCCATATCGAAATGGGATTTAAAGCTACTATTTTTGATAATGGTATAGACCCTCTAATGTTCTTAAATGACCTTAGAGCTATAGGTACTATAAGCAACTTAAGAATAGAATGTAATAGCTTACCTACTATCTTAAATCTTGAAGATCCTTATGTTTGTTATACTCAATTCTCTTTGGATTTTGAAACTAATGCTCCTGAAGAACAAGTTCAGAACATTTTCTTATTTGTAATAGATGATAATGATATTAATATTATAAATACAAAAGCTGATATAAAAGATGATGAGGAAGCAAATAAACCAGCAGAATCTAAAAAAGAAGAACCAGCAAAAGAAGAGGCTAAAGAAAATACAGCTGCCAAAACAGAAGAAAAACCGGCTGAAACATCTGCAGCTGCTAGTAAACCTGCAGCCGCTCCTAAAGCAGGTACAAAAGTTCAGGCTCCTTCAACAGTAAGGGTTGATACAAGAAAATTAGATAGCTTAATGAACTTAATCGGAGAGCTTGTTATAGCTCAATCAAGAATAATGCAGCTTACTCAAAGTTTGGATATAGATAATGGATTAAAAGAGGCTGTAAGTTCAATGGATAGAACTTCCAGACAAATACAAGAAGAAGTTATGAACATCCGAATGATGCCTATTGGTCCTATATTCACTCAGTTCCACAGATATGTTAGGGACTTGAACTTAGAATTAAATAAAGAAGTAAAATTAGTTCTTAAAGGTGAAACTACAGAGATAGATAAAAATATGTTAGAGCAGTTATCTGACCCTCTTAAACACATTATAAGAAACTCTATGGACCACGGTATAGAAAAAACAAAAGAAGAAAGAATAGCCAGAGGTAAACCTGAATATGGTACAATAACAATGTCTGCTGCTCACCAAGAAGGACATGTTGTTATAGAAGTATCAGATGATGGTAATGGATTAAATAAAGAAAAAATCTTTAATAAAGCTGTTGAAAAAGGACTTCTTTCAAGAGACGGTAAATATTCTGATATAGAAATATACAGAACTATTTTCTCTCCTGGACTTTCAACTGCTGAAAAAATAACAGACATATCAGGAAGAGGTGTTGGTATGGATGTTGTTAGAGCTAATGTTGAAAAAATGAAAGGTAAAATAGAAATTAAATCTACTGAGGGACAAGGCAGTACATTTATAATTAAACTTCCTTTAACATTGGCTATTATTGAAGGTATTACTTTTGCTTTAGGTAAGCAAATATATATTATGCCTTTGATTTCTATTATAGAACAAATAAAAGTAAAAAATGAACAGGTAAAACCTTTTGAAGGCAAAGGTGAAATGATAAAAATAAGAGATGAATATTTGCCTTTAATTAGATTGCATAAAGTATTTGAAATAGATACACAAGTTGATAATATAGATGATGGTATAGTTGTTGTTGTTGAAGCTGGATATAGAAAATGTGCTATATTTGTTGATGAGCTTTTGGATCAGCAGCAAGTAGTTATTAAATCTTTAGATTCAGCATTCAGTAAACATGCAGGAATAGCCGGAGGTACTATACTTGGAGACGGAAGAATAGCCCTTATTATAGATATACAAGGACTAGTAAATATGTCTTTACAAGGAAAAATAAATAACGGCGTAAAATAA
- a CDS encoding chemotaxis protein CheW, translating to MLDNQKINAANIPQVGGTSLEHDENISIEPSQQFLVFKIDNEEYALDVLSIEGIVGVTNITPVPGSPKFMRGLMNLRGNILHIVDIRIRFGLDRRDDHSIEDDVIIVISTTNRKFGILADMVSDVITVYESQMTETPIDNMRGLQISNVIRLENKIIMVLPIEEIIKSNEPTNQTV from the coding sequence ATGTTAGATAATCAAAAAATTAATGCAGCTAATATACCTCAGGTTGGAGGTACATCTTTAGAACATGATGAAAACATTTCTATTGAACCTAGTCAGCAATTTTTAGTGTTTAAAATTGACAATGAGGAGTATGCTCTTGATGTATTAAGCATTGAAGGTATTGTAGGTGTAACTAATATAACTCCTGTTCCTGGAAGTCCTAAATTTATGAGAGGACTTATGAATTTAAGAGGTAATATTCTTCATATAGTTGATATAAGAATAAGATTTGGCTTGGATAGAAGAGATGATCATTCTATTGAAGACGATGTTATTATAGTTATATCTACTACTAATAGAAAATTTGGTATATTGGCAGATATGGTAAGTGATGTTATTACAGTTTATGAAAGCCAGATGACAGAAACTCCTATTGATAATATGAGAGGACTTCAAATTTCTAATGTTATTAGATTAGAAAATAAGATTATTATGGTTCTTCCTATAGAAGAAATAATAAAATCTAATGAACCAACAAATCAAACAGTATAA
- a CDS encoding CheR family methyltransferase, whose translation MEDMNEHMPALSDAEFNELVKIIYDKTRIQMTSHKRALVTSRLSKRLRALKMDSFREYIDFVKNAKDEELTNFVNAVTTNKTDFFRENKHFEYMKSTFLPDWEKNFKAGKVKNLRIWSAACSTGEEPYTIQMTLHEYFGANYDKYDIKVLASDIDTNVLAHGRAGIYKEEAVEPIQDNILRKYFLKGTGDKEGLFRVKDILKKNLFFRQLNFKDEDFDIHTQFDLIFCRNVIIYFDKEFQKELFNKFHKYLKEDSLVFIGHSETLFGVSDKFKYVASNIYKKI comes from the coding sequence ATGGAAGATATGAATGAGCATATGCCGGCTCTGAGTGATGCTGAGTTTAATGAATTAGTTAAAATTATTTATGACAAAACTAGAATACAAATGACTAGTCATAAAAGAGCTTTAGTAACTTCTAGATTAAGTAAGAGACTAAGAGCTTTAAAAATGGATTCTTTCAGAGAGTATATAGATTTTGTCAAAAATGCTAAAGATGAAGAATTAACTAATTTTGTTAATGCCGTTACTACAAATAAAACTGACTTTTTTAGAGAAAATAAACATTTCGAGTATATGAAAAGTACATTTCTTCCAGATTGGGAAAAGAATTTTAAAGCTGGTAAAGTAAAAAATCTTAGAATATGGTCAGCAGCATGCTCAACAGGAGAAGAGCCCTACACTATACAAATGACTTTGCATGAATATTTTGGTGCTAATTATGATAAATATGATATAAAAGTTTTAGCTAGTGATATAGATACCAATGTATTAGCACATGGAAGAGCAGGCATCTATAAAGAAGAAGCTGTTGAACCTATACAAGATAATATACTTAGAAAATATTTTTTAAAAGGCACAGGTGATAAAGAAGGATTATTTAGAGTTAAAGATATATTAAAAAAGAATTTATTTTTTAGACAGTTAAATTTTAAAGATGAAGATTTTGATATTCATACTCAATTCGATTTAATATTTTGCAGGAATGTTATTATTTATTTTGATAAAGAATTCCAAAAGGAATTATTTAATAAATTTCATAAATATTTGAAAGAAGACAGTTTAGTATTTATAGGACACTCAGAAACATTATTTGGTGTGTCTGATAAATTTAAATATGTAGCAAGCAATATTTATAAAAAGATTTAA
- a CDS encoding chemotaxis protein CheD → MIDFPAAANSNFKRITIYIGGYYASKEPAVIKTVLGSCISVCLFENKLKFGGMNHFMLPEMREWENPAEDYNNTRYGVFAMEVLINEIIKLGGKKENLTAKIFGGGHVLSGMTSNILQVPDKNIQFAKKFLADEKIPIVSEDIGGSWPRKVFFFNTENRVLMKKLEGKTKEFSAEQEIKYSKNLQHKLEEKSDITLF, encoded by the coding sequence ATGATTGATTTTCCAGCAGCAGCCAATAGCAATTTTAAAAGAATCACAATATATATAGGTGGTTATTATGCTTCAAAAGAACCTGCTGTAATAAAAACAGTTCTAGGCAGTTGTATATCAGTATGCCTGTTTGAGAATAAATTAAAATTTGGAGGTATGAATCACTTTATGCTTCCTGAAATGAGAGAATGGGAAAATCCTGCTGAAGATTATAATAATACTAGATATGGTGTTTTTGCTATGGAGGTTCTTATAAACGAAATCATTAAATTAGGGGGAAAAAAGGAAAACCTTACAGCTAAAATATTTGGAGGCGGGCATGTACTTTCAGGTATGACTAGTAATATTCTTCAGGTACCTGATAAAAATATACAGTTCGCTAAGAAATTTTTGGCAGATGAAAAAATACCTATAGTAAGTGAAGATATAGGCGGTTCTTGGCCTAGAAAAGTATTTTTCTTTAATACTGAGAATAGAGTTCTTATGAAAAAATTAGAAGGTAAAACTAAAGAATTCTCAGCTGAACAAGAAATTAAATATTCTAAAAATTTACAGCATAAACTTGAAGAAAAATCAGACATTACATTGTTTTAA